One window of Melioribacteraceae bacterium 4301-Me genomic DNA carries:
- a CDS encoding glycosyltransferase produces MIVKNEEKYLEACLDSVKNVVDEIVVVDTGSTDSTKKIAYKYGAKVYDFEWINDFSAARNFALSKSNGDWILYLDADERLNSKCIDELKKICTARNDKAYLCKIINLDDTRGRPSIMSYVRLFPKLEGVKFEGKIHEQIEPSLIKNKIPIEKSNIEIIHVGYDIQNKELKRKANRNLEILYKEYERTKSAYYAFQIAQSLHILDNEAEAIKYFLEALKDNNLKNEYKATAMRSLAVYLLDQQDLDTAREYIEKSIKTDPYQPLSYLVAAKIYAMLKDASKAIDFVKSALKLNRQQVLTSQNILVDEYTVLYLGLTIAAKFDDLQSLNYFLGLFEKLSNALKIKSKIVELSLIRKLLTKTLLSNEEIESLIEQLNKDNIELFITLFKKNNVNNYSSFIEKALKVLPDLTTLSKEYCLILMDQKQFDKAESLLSKILSESNNDLQAIMYLIAVYLETNQIEKLMSFVDDNKQLLSTNPFLAQKLNTLLQQVIRGK; encoded by the coding sequence ATGATAGTAAAAAATGAAGAGAAGTACTTGGAAGCTTGCCTCGATTCGGTTAAAAACGTAGTGGATGAAATTGTAGTAGTGGATACTGGTTCGACCGACTCTACTAAAAAAATAGCATATAAATACGGCGCTAAAGTATATGATTTTGAATGGATTAATGATTTTTCTGCAGCAAGAAATTTTGCATTAAGTAAATCTAATGGCGATTGGATCTTGTACCTGGATGCTGATGAAAGATTGAATAGTAAGTGCATTGATGAATTAAAAAAAATTTGTACCGCAAGAAATGATAAAGCATATCTTTGTAAAATTATAAATCTGGATGACACGCGCGGTCGACCTTCTATAATGAGTTATGTGAGGTTATTTCCTAAATTGGAAGGAGTTAAGTTTGAAGGTAAAATTCATGAGCAAATTGAACCGTCACTTATCAAAAATAAAATACCCATTGAAAAATCTAATATTGAAATAATTCACGTAGGCTATGATATTCAAAATAAAGAGCTTAAACGAAAAGCGAATAGAAATCTTGAAATTCTTTATAAAGAATACGAACGCACTAAATCAGCTTATTACGCCTTTCAAATAGCGCAATCGCTTCATATACTGGATAATGAAGCTGAGGCAATAAAATATTTTTTGGAGGCTTTAAAAGACAATAATCTTAAAAATGAATATAAAGCTACGGCTATGCGATCGCTTGCAGTTTATCTTTTAGACCAGCAAGACCTAGATACTGCACGAGAATATATTGAAAAGTCAATAAAGACTGACCCTTACCAACCACTTTCGTATTTAGTAGCAGCTAAGATTTATGCAATGCTTAAAGATGCCTCTAAGGCAATTGACTTTGTGAAAAGCGCTCTTAAATTAAATAGGCAGCAAGTGTTAACTTCACAAAATATATTAGTCGATGAGTATACTGTTCTTTATTTGGGATTGACAATAGCTGCAAAGTTTGATGATTTGCAAAGCTTGAATTATTTTCTTGGGCTCTTTGAAAAATTATCTAATGCACTCAAAATAAAAAGCAAAATTGTCGAGTTAAGTTTAATAAGAAAATTATTAACAAAAACTTTATTATCGAACGAGGAAATAGAAAGTTTAATAGAACAATTAAATAAAGATAACATTGAATTGTTTATTACCTTATTTAAGAAAAATAATGTAAATAACTATAGCTCATTTATAGAGAAAGCCTTAAAAGTTTTGCCGGACTTAACCACCTTATCCAAGGAATATTGTTTAATATTAATGGACCAAAAGCAATTTGATAAAGCTGAATCACTTCTTAGTAAGATACTTTCAGAATCAAATAATGATTTGCAGGCGATTATGTACTTAATTGCTGTTTATTTGGAGACTAACCAAATTGAAAAATTAATGTCGTTTGTAGATGATAATAAACAGCTCCTTTCAACAAATCCTTTTCTTGCTCAAAAGTTAAATACTTTGCTTCAACAAGTGATTAGGGGAAAGTAA
- a CDS encoding flagellin codes for MSLFQINTNVEALKAYNALAKVNAQAAKAQLRLASQKRINSVADDTSGYRVGKELEAKVSVMKAAQGNIGAAKDLLATAESALSNINDLLIQVKAKVADANDPSKNLTAIANDVVALGNEISSIFTNTKFNDTALLSGTGYSSSFTFQTGVSESTTVNFGTLNTIDLSTITGATSSSVSTLNVDTIISTIQDALGSIGNYTQRFDVKNDYLTAAISNATASVSRLFDADVALEQLNATKAQIGSQVATAMLAQLNSQPQNILALFR; via the coding sequence ATGTCACTTTTTCAAATCAACACAAACGTTGAAGCATTAAAAGCTTATAATGCTTTAGCGAAAGTCAACGCACAAGCTGCAAAAGCTCAATTACGTCTTGCTTCTCAAAAAAGAATTAATTCTGTTGCCGATGATACATCTGGTTACCGAGTAGGCAAAGAATTAGAAGCAAAGGTTTCAGTTATGAAAGCTGCTCAAGGCAATATTGGTGCAGCTAAAGACTTGCTTGCTACTGCTGAATCTGCACTTTCTAATATCAACGACCTGTTAATTCAAGTAAAAGCTAAAGTTGCAGATGCAAATGATCCAAGCAAAAATCTTACTGCTATTGCTAATGACGTAGTAGCGCTTGGCAATGAAATTAGTTCAATTTTCACGAACACTAAATTTAATGATACTGCACTTTTGTCTGGTACAGGATATAGCTCATCCTTTACATTCCAAACAGGTGTATCTGAATCTACAACTGTTAATTTTGGTACATTGAATACAATTGATCTTTCAACTATAACCGGCGCTACTTCAAGCAGTGTAAGTACCCTTAATGTAGACACCATTATTAGCACCATACAAGATGCACTTGGCAGTATAGGTAATTACACCCAAAGATTTGATGTAAAGAATGATTATTTAACTGCAGCTATTTCAAATGCTACAGCGTCGGTAAGTAGGTTATTTGATGCTGATGTGGCATTGGAGCAGTTAAATGCAACTAAAGCTCAAATTGGTTCTCAAGTTGCTACTGCAATGCTTGCTCAACTTAATTCGCAGCCTCAAAACATCTTAGCTTTATTCAGATAA
- a CDS encoding flagellar protein FliS produces MNLPSYSLNTKSKLNTYIEKEILEANPKQLLIKIYDNAIVNCQRKDIAKTNRAIQELINSLNFEDESAKGISIGLLKLYLFCQEQMRSRNYEIVYKILRELRQTWIDVFNSAN; encoded by the coding sequence ATGAATCTTCCTTCCTATTCCCTTAATACTAAGTCGAAGTTAAACACATATATAGAAAAAGAAATACTTGAAGCTAATCCTAAACAGTTGCTGATTAAAATTTATGATAATGCTATTGTTAACTGCCAGAGAAAAGATATTGCTAAAACTAACAGAGCCATTCAAGAACTAATTAATAGTCTTAATTTCGAAGATGAATCTGCAAAAGGAATTTCTATTGGATTATTGAAACTGTATTTATTTTGCCAAGAGCAAATGAGAAGTCGAAATTATGAAATAGTGTATAAAATACTACGGGAACTCAGGCAAACTTGGATAGATGTTTTTAATTCAGCCAATTAG